The following nucleotide sequence is from Corylus avellana chromosome ca7, CavTom2PMs-1.0.
GATTCTTTGGTCGGTAAGATTTTCCATGAAAAATACTACCCAGGGATCTCCTTATTGGATTCTAATTTGGGAAGAAACCCTTCTTATGCTTGGCGTAGCTTATGCAGAGCACGGACTATTCTAGCTGAGGGGCTCATATGGCGAGTGGGTGATGGAAAATCTATCAAGATTTGGGATGACTGCTGGCTCCCTTCAGGCAGATTGCACCCGCCTGACTCTGAGACTCCAAACAGTGCCCGGGTATGCGATTTGATTGACCAGGACAACAGATGGTGGAATGTTCAGAAATTGCATGACACATTCTCGGAGATGGCCGGAGGTGAAGAACATATGTAATCTAGCTATATGTCCTGGAAGTTCGCCGGACTATGTGGTATGGGGAGAACAAAGAACAGCGAATTCTCAGTCCGTAGTGCGTATAATATGAGAAAAGCTACAATGGAGAGGGAGAAGGGATCCTACTCAGACCTACAGACCAACAGTACTGTACGGAGAACCATTTGGAATGTAAAAGGAACAACAGCACTATAGATGTTTCTGTGGAAGGCATGTCAGAACAGTCTTCCCACTAAGGCAAATCTGCACTGGCGGCATTGTGCTCCTGACCCCCTGTGCCCAATCTGTGAGATACATGAGGAATTGGTGGGGCACATCCTATGGCACTGTTCGAAAGCATTGCAAAAATGTACAAGTGACGATACCACCTTTAGGGAAGTTTTTGAAAGGCTATGGGAGAAGCTAGATGATACCACTCTCCAACTCTTCACCACGGTAGCTCGCCTGATCTGGTTCAGAAGGAATAACTTGGTTCACGGTGGAAATTTTTTAGCTCCTGCAGCTGTTTTAAAACAAGCACACGAGCAGATTGCGAATTTTGAAAATGCCACAGCTTGCCGGCAAAACAGTACGAATCATTCTGGGCCATCAAACAGGGAAGACAGATGGGTGAAGCCGCTGGAGAACGTGGTGAAAGTGAATTCGGACGCCTCCATCTCAAAAGAACTGAACACGACGGGGGTGGGTGTCATTCTCCGGAACCATGAGGGGACTGTGCAAGCTTCCTTTTGTACTTATAAAGATGCTACAATGGAACCCTCGTCGGTGGAGGCCATGGCGGTGTGGTATGCAACGGAGGTGTGTAGGAAGCTGGGAGTGCAAAACATTATTCTTGAAGGTGACGCAATGGAGGTGGTCCAAGCTCTGCAACGTGAAAGTATCTGGAGGGGAAGCTACTGCATGTTCGTGGAGGAAGCTAAGAGAAACCTCCATCAGCTCACGGGGTGGAGTGTAAACCATGTTTTTAGACAAGCCAATGTAACTGCCCATAATTTAGCAAAATTTGCTATTGTTACAATCCTAGGTCTATTAGTAATCTATTAGTAGTCTCTGCCTTGTCTCTTAAATTGGTTAAGAGTAATCTTTATTATTTCCATATGATtgttatttttccctatttctTGTTAAGTGTCGTAGTTCTTAAATAAATAGGATTTCCAAGTCCTTGTTGGAGTTGTAAGGTATTTCCTTTATGGTGCCTTATGTCTCCCAGTCCTAATAATATAGGTTTACAAACTCTAGAGTAAATCTATGTCGGTTGTAACCTCTATTTAAAGCAGACTTTTGCAATAATATTGGGAGAGAATATTTCAGTAAAATCAACACTTTGTGTTGTGAGGTTTGGGGTCTGTCTAACGATCTCAATTTTCTGCAATCATAGGTAGGAAACGCAGGACTAGTCCTATTTTTCTACGTACCCAAGGTCCCGTTACGAGATCTATTACTCAGGCTCGTaacaacatggtatcagagcatggTATATCTTCCGCATCGTCTTCGCCTGCTGAGGAACGGCTAGAACGTTTGGAGACTATTGTTGCAAACATGAGTTCTAAGTTTGATCAACTGCTAGAGGATCGGCGCACCAACACTGAGAATGGGTCTTATAATCGTAACGGAGGTCCACGGATAACTCAGACAGGGTCGGGAAGCAAGGGATCGACAATCCCAAAAGTGGCTAAATTGGATTTTCCACGATATTGTGGAAACGAAGATCCGACCAGTTGGATTTACCGGGTCGAGCAATTCTTTGAATTTCATGGAACAAACGAAGAGGACAAGCTATCTCTGGCAGCCTATCATCTGGATAGTGATGCGCAGCTATGGTACCAAATCTTTCGTGGGGAAGAAAAGGAGCTCACGTGGGACACCTTGAAAGAAGGTCTCAATGCCAGGTATGGGCCAACCCTTTATGAAGATTGTTTTTGGTGATCTATCAAAATTGAAACAGGTTGGAACAGTGCGAGACTATCAGGTTCAATTTGAGCGACTTCTTAGTCGTGTGGGCAAACTGCCTCTCCAACACCAGTTGGGGTGTTTTATCAGTGGGCTCAAAGACACCATACGCACAGAGGTGCAAGCATCACGACCTGCAAGCCTCACTGCGGCTGTAGGGCTGGCACGGCTGTACGAGGCCAAGCAACACGACCAACGTCGAGGACTGTTGTCGGAAAACCGGAGAAACCCCAACCTACCGCCCATGCCATCATCGACGCTCACTCGGGCCAAGAatcctcaaataaaaaaactcacacCAGAAGAGATGAAAGACAGGAGGGAGAAGGGGTTGTGTTTTAATTGTGATGAAAAATACTCACCTGGCCATAGGTGTGCTAAGTTATTCTGGCTTGAGCTGCAGAATGAGGAGGAAGAACCCCACACTGGCAGGAGCAATTTTGATAATCCAGAAATTTTTGGGGAAGAGGAAGAACCTGCAATTTCATTACACGCTATCACCGGAATTCAGGGCCCTCGCACGATGCGGTTGAGAGGCGTTGTGGGTTGCTGCAGAATTGTGCTCCTTGTTGACAATGGGAGCACACATAATTTCATCAGTTCAGCCACAGCCCGGAAGTTGGGCATCACAGCGGCGTTGACAGGGAAGATGGAGGTGCTCGTGGCCAACGGAGAGAAGCTTTCAAGTGGGGGGGTCTGCCGAGGAGTAACCATTTGTTTGGGGGAGTACCAAGTTACGATGGTTTTTTATGTGCTAGAAATTGAAGGGTGTGAGGCTGTCCTTGGAGCCGTGTGGCTGAGAACATTGGGACCCATCTTGTGGGATTTCTCTAACTTGTGGATGAGTTTTAAGTGGGGAGGAAATAAGGTCTTTTTGCAGGGAATTTCAACACCTAAGGACAAGATTGTGGATGGGCCCAATTTCCTTAAGTTGATACGTGGGTGTCATAGGGGTGCTGTGCTACAACTCAAGGTTGTCCATTTgggagataaaataattaaggatGAAGAGGTAAACCCAGATATCCAGGTCCTGTTAAAGCAATATTCAGCTTTGTTTCAGGAGCCTAAAGGCTTACCCCCACCAAGGGCTCATGATCACAAAATTCCAGTTATAGCCGGTCAAGGCCCAGTTAGCATTCGCCCTTATCGGTATCCGTTTTATCAAAAGAACGAGATAGAGAAGCAAGTCTCCAATTTGTTGAGCTCCGGAGTAGTAAGAGTTAGCACAAGCCCATACTCTTCGCCAGTACTATTGGTAAAGAAACATGATGGATCATGGAGGTTATGCGTAGACTACCGAGCTTTGAATCAAATCACAGTCAAAGATAAATTTCCCATACCAGTGATTGATGAGCTTCTAGATGAGTTACATGGGGCccaagttttttcaaaattggactTACGCTCCGGTTACCATCAAATTAGAGTCAATCCATCGGACATTGAGAAGACCGCTTTTCGAACCCACCATGGGCATTATGAATTTCTAGTGATGCCGTTTGGCTTAACCAATGCTCCATCAACTTTTCAGGCTTTAATGAATGATATCTTCCAAAAGGTACTTAGaaaatttgttttagttttctttgatgatattttaatttacaGCAAAAATTGGGCAGACCACTTGCATCACATAGCTCAAGTTTTTGAGATTTTACACACCCACCAACTATTTGTGAGAAGAGACAAGTGTCAATTTGGCAAATCGGAAGTATGTTACTTAGGTCACATTATTTCTCCTCAAGGGGTGTCAATGGATCCAAGGAAAATTGAATCAGTTATGGGGTGGCCCAAGCCCACGTCTTTCAAGGAGCTTAGAGGGTTTCTAGGCCTCACAGGGTACTATCGAAAATTTGTTCGTGGATATGGTGCTATTGCCAAACCCTTAACAGAGCTACTTAAGAAGAATGCATTTGAATGGTCATCTCTAGCAGAAGAATCTTTCAACCGATTAAAGTTGGCCATGACCCAAGCTCCACTTTTGGCTCTACCGGATTTTTCCAAACGCTTTGTTGTAGAATGTGATGCTTCGGGGATGGGCATTGGGGCTGTACTATTACAAGAAAATAGGCCCATAGCCTATTTTAGCAAAGCAATTAAGGGGCGGGAGTTGGGCCTTTCTACATATGAGAAGGAAATGTTGGCCCTAGTTTCGGCTGTCCAAAGATGGAGACCTTATTTATTGGGCTCAAAATTTATTGTTCGCACGGATCAAAAGAGCctgaaatttttattgaatcaaACTATATCAACCTCCGCCCAACAAAAGTGGTTGGTGAAATTATTGGGGTATGATTATGAAATTGAGTACAAGCAAGGCAAAGAAAACTTAGTTGCAGATGCTTTGTCTCGAATAGAGGGCCCAAAATCATTGATGGCTATTTCTCACCCAGTTCCTCATTGGCTTGAACCTATCCAAAAGGAAATCCAATCAGATCATGAATTGCAAGCTTTAGTGGTAAGAATACAAGAAGGAGAGGCGGTGGGCCCATGGAAATTCAAAGAAGGCCTGATTTTCTTTAAAGAGCGAGTGTATCTGTTGAGCACTTCTTCTCTTATTCAGCCCATCATTGCAGAAATTCATGGGAGCACACATGAAGGTTTTTTCAAGACTATGAAGAGGCTAAGGGCAGTGTTTTATTGGCCTAAAATGAAGGAGCAcgtcaaggcattcattagacAGTGTGACGTGTGTCAACGACACAAAACAGAGACAACAATGCCTTTAGGCCTCTTACA
It contains:
- the LOC132187925 gene encoding uncharacterized protein LOC132187925 yields the protein MFLWKACQNSLPTKANLHWRHCAPDPLCPICEIHEELVGHILWHCSKALQKCTSDDTTFREVFERLWEKLDDTTLQLFTTVARLIWFRRNNLVHGGNFLAPAAVLKQAHEQIANFENATACRQNSTNHSGPSNREDRWVKPLENVVKVNSDASISKELNTTGVGVILRNHEGTVQASFCTYKDATMEPSSVEAMAVWYATEVCRKLGVQNIILEGDAMEVVQALQRESIWRGSYCMFVEEAKRNLHQLTGWSVNHVFRQANVTAHNLAKFAIVTILGRKRRTSPIFLRTQGPVTRSITQARNNMVSEHGISSASSSPAEERLERLETIVANMSSKFDQLLEDRRTNTENGSYNRNGGPRITQTGSGSKGSTIPKVAKLDFPRYCGNEDPTSWIYRVEQFFEFHGTNEEDKLSLAAYHLDSDAQLWYQIFRGEEKELTWDTLKEGLNASGLKDTIRTEVQASRPASLTAAVGLARLYEAKQHDQRRGLLSENRRNPNLPPMPSSTLTRAKNPQIKKLTPEEMKDRREKGLCFNCDEKYSPGHRCAKLFWLELQNEEEEPHTGRSNFDNPEIFGEEEEPAISLHAITGIQGPRTMRLRGVVGCCRIVLLVDNGSTHNFISSATARKLGITAALTGKMEVLVANGEKLSSGGVCRGVTICLGEYQVTMVFYVLEIEGCEAVLGAVWLRTLGPILWDFSNLWMSFKWGGNKVFLQGISTPKDKIVDGPNFLKLIRGCHRGAVLQLKVVHLGDKIIKDEEVNPDIQVLLKQYSALFQEPKGLPPPRAHDHKIPVIAGQGPVSIRPYRYPFYQKNEIEKQVSNLLSSGVVRVSTSPYSSPVLLVKKHDGSWRLCVDYRALNQITVKDKFPIPVIDELLDELHGAQVFSKLDLRSGYHQIRVNPSDIEKTAFRTHHGHYEFLVMPFGLTNAPSTFQALMNDIFQKVLRKFVLVFFDDILIYSKNWADHLHHIAQVFEILHTHQLFVRRDKCQFGKSEVCYLGHIISPQGVSMDPRKIESVMGWPKPTSFKELRGFLGLTGYYRKFVRGYGAIAKPLTELLKKNAFEWSSLAEESFNRLKLAMTQAPLLALPDFSKRFVVECDASGMGIGAVLLQENRPIAYFSKAIKGRELGLSTYEKEMLALVSAVQRWRPYLLGSKFIVRTDQKSLKFLLNQTISTSAQQKWLVKLLGYDYEIEYKQGKENLVADALSRIEGPKSLMAISHPVPHWLEPIQKEIQSDHELQALVVRIQEGEAVGPWKFKEGLIFFKERVYLLSTSSLIQPIIAEIHGSTHEGFFKTMKRLRAVFYWPKMKEHVKAFIRQCDVCQRHKTETTMPLGLLQPLPIPTKVWAEVSMDFIDGLPKSHGKSTILVVVDRLTKYGHFIPISHPYTAPQVTRVYFDNIFKLHGMPESIVCDRDPTFTSRFWTELFSLHATKFNFSSAYHPQTDGQTEVLNRTVEMYLRCLTSSQPKEWVTWLPWVEFCYNTSTHSAHNLTPFELVYGRPPPTLLSYVKGTALVEAVEKKLVERDQLLREARISLLDSNLGRNPSYAWRSLCRARTILAEGLIWRVGDGKSIKIWDDCWLPSGRLHPPDSETPNSARVCDLIDQDNRWWNVQKLHDTFSEMEVKNICNLAICPGS